The segment ATATCCCTTGTCCCCCGCAATGGCCGTCGGCCGATTGCGATGAAAGTGAACGCTGACTTGGCAATTCTGATAGAGATTCTCAAACTCTTGTGACTCATGTTTTTGGCCCCCCGTTAGAGTCACCGCCAGAAGTGTGCCACGGGAATCGGTCATGACGTGAAGCTTGGTCGAATATCCCCCGCGAGACCTTCCCAGTGCGTGAAATCGGTCGTTTTCATCACTCTGGGGAGCCATCCCAGAAGCCGCTCGGTGTGCACGGACGACACTGCCATCGACACACCAGACAGTCCGGTCGATGTTTCCAAGCTCATCCATTACACGCAGTAGCCGACGGAAAAGTTGGTCCCACAGTCCACTGATAACCCAGCGTCGGAATCGGTTGTAGACCGTTTTCCAATTGCCGAATTCGGCTGGAAGATCACGCCACGGCGAACCAGTCTGCAAGATCCAAATGATACCATTGACGAGTTTTCGATGATCAGACCAGGGCCGGCCTCGCCGAGTCTTGCTGCCAATTGCTGGCATCAGAGGTTGGATTGCGTTCCAAGCACTTTCTGTGAGATCATGTCGAGACATTTGGCTTCCTCCTTGAGTTGCTTTGGTAGGCCACTCGGG is part of the Rhodopirellula halodulae genome and harbors:
- a CDS encoding IS5 family transposase, whose protein sequence is MARTIVGRNHERKTPSTQSSSASVRCFIQSYRGLGRGAEPLIGRTAAITRSPRAILHLKTRRRRLGVHRMVLPHPRHCPVNGLSAIGHIWQPPEWPTKATQGGSQMSRHDLTESAWNAIQPLMPAIGSKTRRGRPWSDHRKLVNGIIWILQTGSPWRDLPAEFGNWKTVYNRFRRWVISGLWDQLFRRLLRVMDELGNIDRTVWCVDGSVVRAHRAASGMAPQSDENDRFHALGRSRGGYSTKLHVMTDSRGTLLAVTLTGGQKHESQEFENLYQNCQVSVHFHRNRPTAIAGDKGYSSKSIRKSISRKGIQVVIPTRSNEVAVEPFDKDAYRQRNIVERLIGWLKESRRVAMRFDKLPDSYLAFIKIAAIRRMLKRI